In Limanda limanda chromosome 21, fLimLim1.1, whole genome shotgun sequence, a genomic segment contains:
- the bsk146 gene encoding serine/threonine-protein kinase SBK1, whose product MSSSPLVSRANMDILDELQLIAAQNLERLEVNKYYEVIRELGKGTYGKVDLVIHKIRGTKMALKFLKKKTTKLKSFLREYSISLYLSPCPFIINMFGIAFETDEYFVFAQEYALAGDLFDIIPPQVGLPEAVAKRCVHQVAIALDYLHCKKLVHRDIKPENILIFDRECRKVKLSDFGMTRRAGSPVKRVSGTIPYTAPELCDVSRHEGFCVDYSTDVWAFGVLLFCMLTGNFPWEKALPSDSFYQEFIRWQRRRTNTVPSQWRRFTEQALRMFRRLLSVEQDRRCSVKEVFGYFSHSWMLDTENNNNNGEVNGTTSSSSSGEEDEELLVERMKQQTLSPLSPMSPVAVERGSGGGAKGGLMEQVNGHHFVPVSTNSSVSSTNSYDRMPRESSSPGGRMLVATPIEICV is encoded by the exons ATGAGCTCCTCTCCGCTGGTGTCCCGAGCTAACATGGACatcctggatgagctgcagctgatcGCAGCCCAGAACCTGGAGAGGCTGGAGGTCAACAAGTACTACGAGGTGATCAGGGAGCTGGGCAAAGGCACCTATGGCAAGGTGGACCTAGTCATCCACAAGATCAGAG GCACAAAAATGGCTCTGAAGTTCCTGAAGAAGAAAACCACCAAGCTGAAGTCGTTTCTGCGGGAGTACAGCATCTCGCTCTACCTGTCTCCCTGCCCCTTCATCATCAACATGTTCGGCATCGCCTTTGAAACCGACGAATACTTTGTGTTCGCACAGGAGTACGCTCTGGCAGGAGACCTCTTCGATATCATTCCTCCACAG GTTGGTCTTCCAGAGGCAGTGGCAAAGCGCTGCGTGCACCAAGTAGCCATCGCTCTGGACTACCTGCACTGTAAGAAGCTGGTCCACAGGGACATCAAGCCCGAGAACATCCTCATTTTTGACAGAGAGTGCCGCAAGGTCAAGCTGTCCGACTTTGGCATGACCCGCCGAGCTGGCTCGCCCGTGAAAAGA GTGAGCGGCACCATCCCCTACACGGCCCCGGAACTCTGCGATGTGTCCCGCCACGAGGGCTTCTGCGTGGACTACAGCACCGACGTCTGGGCCTTCGGCGTGCTGCTCTTCTGCATGCTGACCGGCAACTTCCCCTGGGAGAAGGCGCTGCCCTCCGACTCCTTCTATCAGGAGTTCATCCgctggcagaggaggaggacgaacaCGGTGCCGTCCCAGTGGAGGCGCTTCACCGAGCAGGCCCTCCGCATGTTCCGCCGGCTGCTCTCCGTGGAGCAGGACCGCCGCTGCTCCGTCAAGGAGGTGTTCGGCTACTTCAGCCACTCCTGGATGCTGGACAcggagaacaacaacaacaacg GCGAGGTGAATGGCACCACCTCATCGTCGTCTTCGggcgaggaggatgaggagctgctggtggagcgGATGAAGCAGCAGActctgtcccctctctctcccatgtCGCCTGTGGCGGTGGAGCGGGGGAGCGGCGGCGGCGCCAAGGGCGGGTTGATGGAACAGGTCAACGGCCACCATTTCGTGCCCGTCTCCACCAACAGTTCAGTGTCGTCCACCAACAGCTACGATCGAATGCCGCGAGAGAGCAGTTCACCGGGCGGCCGCATGCTGGTGGCCACGCCCATCGAGATCTGCGTGTGA